Below is a genomic region from Pseudomonas sp. JQ170C.
CGGCCGCGATCAGTTCGGCAATGTAGGTGCTGTGGTGCTGCACCAGGTACTCGCCGCCAAAGGCACCGTATTCGTTCTTGAGCACATGGAAACTGTGCGGATCGCAGGTGACGATGCGCTTGAAGCTGTACTTGGCCAGGGTCTGGATATTGCGCCGGGCCAGTTGCTGGAAGGTCGCTTCATCGCCCAGGCGCCGCGCCACGTCGCCGCTGTCCCGCTCCTCGAGGCCCAGCACGGCAAAGTCCACCTGGGCAGCCTTGAGCACTTTGACGAACGCACGCAGGGTGCGCTGGTTGCGCATGTCGAAGGCACCGTCGCCCACCCAGAACAGCACGTCGGTGGTCCTGGTTTCGCCGAGCAGCTTGAGGCTCAGGTCCGCCGCCCAGTTCATCCGCCCGCCCGGGGCAAAGCCGCCGGGGTTGTCGGTGGCGATGAGGTTGTCGAGTACCTCGGCACCCTTGTTCGGGGTCGCGCCTTTTTCCAGGGTCAGGTGACGGCGCATGTCGACGATGGCATCGACGTGCTCGATCATCATCGGGCATTCCTCCACGCACGCGCGGCAGGTGGTGCACGACCAGAGGGTTTCAGCGTCCACCAGGCCATTGACGATCGGCTGGTGCGGATTGCCGCCGTGCTCGCCGATTGGCTTGCCTGGATACGGGCTACCGGCAAATTTCGCGTCGGTGCCACCGGCAAGGCCGACGACCATGTCCTGGATGAGCTTTTTCGGGTTCAGCGGTTGCCCGGCGGCAAAGGCCGGGCATGCCGCCTCGCACTTGCCGCATTGAACGCAGGCGTCGAAGCCCAGCAGTTGGTTCCAGGTGAAATCCTTGGGTTTTTCCACACCCAGCAGGGCCTGTGGATCTTCCAGGTCGATGGGCTTGAGCCCGGTGGAGCGGCCACCGCCAAAACGCTCGGCGCGGCGGTGCCAGGCCAGGTGCAGGGCACCGGCGAAGGCGTGCTTCATCGGCCCGCCCCAGGTCATGCCGAAGAACAGCTCGGACACGCCCCAGAGCACCCCGAGCCCCAGCAGGGCTACCAGCACCCAGCCGCCAAAGCCTTGCGGCAGGATTCCGGCCACCGGCAAGGTGGCGATGAAGAAACTCGCGGCAAACACCAGCAAGCTCTTTGGCAGGCGCATCCACGGGCCCTTGGACAGGCGCGCAGGCGGGTTGAGGCGGCGCTTGTAGACGAACAGCGCGCCGGCAAACATCAGCACCGTGGCAAACAGCAAGGCGTAGCCGAGGATCTTGTTATGCAGACCAAAGCCATGCACCAGGATCGCCAGGACCGCCGCCAAGACAAAGCCCCCGGCGGTGGCGACGTGGGTATTGGCCATGTATTTGTCGCGGGCGACCACGTGGTGCAGGTCGACCATGTAGCGCCGGGGCATGGCCAGCAGCCCGCCCAGCAGATCGACCTTCGAGGGCCGGCCCTGGCGCCACATCCGCACACGCCGCAAGGCGCCGAGGACAGCCAGGCCCAGGGCGGCGAACAGCAAAAGGGGAATCAACGTGTTCAACATGGGAAGCTCCCAGTAGGAGCGGGCTTGCCCCGCGATGGCGGTGTATCAGACCTACGCAAGCCCGCTCCTACACAGATCAGAAGTCCTTACACAGGCGCAAGGCGTCGTAGATGGCGGCATGAGTGTTGCGCTGCGCCACGCAGTCGCCGATGCGGTACAGCAGGTAGCCTTCGCCCGGCTGGCTGAGGATCGGCTGCGGCTGGATCGCGAAGAGTGCCTCGACGTCGATCTGGCCTTTGTTGCGCGAACCTTCCTTGAGCCCGTAGTAGAGCGCTTCGTCCGGCCGCACGCCGTTCTCGATGACCACCTGGTCGACCACCCGCTCCTCTTTGGCGCCGGTGTATTCGTTCTCCAGCACCGCCACCAGCTTGTCGCCCTCGCGGTAGACCTTTTCCAGCATCAGGTCGCCGGTCATGATCACTTCCTTGGGGTACATGCTGCGGTAGTAGGTGGGGAATGACGTACCGCCAATGGCCACGCCCGGCTTGATGTCGTCGGTGACGATCTCGACCTGGCTGCCCTTGTCGGCGATGTAGTCGGCCACCGACATGCCGGTGAACTCGCAGATGGTGTCGTACACCAGCACGTTCTTGCCCGGTGCCACCTTGCCGTCGAGTACGTCCCAGCTGCTGACCACCAGGCCTTCGGCCGCACCCCAGTGCTCGTTCTGCTCAATGAACGGGTGCCCGCCCACCGCCAGTACGATGACGTCCGGGCGCAGGTCCTGGATGGTGGCGATATCGGCAGCGGTCCCCAGGCGCAGGTCGACCTTCAGGCGTGCCAGCTCCAGTTGGTACCAGCGGGTGATGCCGGCGATCTGGTCACGCTGCGGCGCCTTGGCGGCAATGGTGATCTGCCCGCCGATGGCGTCCTTTTTCTCGAACAGGGTCACGTCGTGGCCACGCTCGGCCGCAACGCGCGCCGCTTCCATCCCCGCCGGCCCTGCGCCGACCACCACCACTTTGCGCTTGGGCCCGGTGGATTTTTCGATGATGTGCGGCACGCCCATGTATTCGCGGGAGGTGGCGGCGTTCTGGATGCACAGCACATCCAGTCCCTGGTACTGGCGGTCGATGCAGTAGTTGGCACCGACGCACTGTTTGATCTGGTCGATCTGGCCCATCTTGATCTTGGCGATCAGGTGCGGGTCGGCAATGTGCGCACGGGTCATGCCGACCATGTCTACATAACCGCCCTCGAGGATGCGGGTAGCCTGGTTCGGGTCCTTGATGTTCTGCGCATGCAGCACCGGCACCTTGACCACTTCCTTGATGCCGGCAGCCAGGTGCAGGAACGGCTCCGGTGGATAACTCATGTTGGGGATAACGTTGGCCAGGGTGTTGTGGGTGTCGCACCCTGAGCCGATCACGCCGAAGAAATCGAGCATGCCGGTGGCGTCGTAGTACTTGGCGATTTCCTTCATGTCCTCGTGGCTCAGGCCATCGGGGTGGAATTCGTCACCACAGATACGCATGCCCACGCAGAAATCCGGGCCCACTTCGGCACGCACCGCCTTGATCACTTCCAGGCCGAACTTCATGCGCCCTTCAAAGCTGCCGCCCCATTCGTCGGTCCGCTTGTTGACCCGCGGGCTCCAGAACTGGTCGATCATGTGCTGGTGCACGGCCGACAGCTCGACGCCGTCCAGGCCGCCCTCCTTGGCCCGGCGCGCCGCTTGCGCGTAGTTGCCGATCACCCGCCAGATTTCCTCCGGCTCGATGGTCTTGCAGGTGGCACGGTGCACCGGTTCGCGGATGCCCGACGGCGACATCAGGGTCGGCCAGTTGAAGCCGTCCCAGCGCGAGCGACGGCCCATGTGGGTAATCTGGATC
It encodes:
- the dgcB gene encoding dimethylglycine demethylation protein DgcB → MLNTLIPLLLFAALGLAVLGALRRVRMWRQGRPSKVDLLGGLLAMPRRYMVDLHHVVARDKYMANTHVATAGGFVLAAVLAILVHGFGLHNKILGYALLFATVLMFAGALFVYKRRLNPPARLSKGPWMRLPKSLLVFAASFFIATLPVAGILPQGFGGWVLVALLGLGVLWGVSELFFGMTWGGPMKHAFAGALHLAWHRRAERFGGGRSTGLKPIDLEDPQALLGVEKPKDFTWNQLLGFDACVQCGKCEAACPAFAAGQPLNPKKLIQDMVVGLAGGTDAKFAGSPYPGKPIGEHGGNPHQPIVNGLVDAETLWSCTTCRACVEECPMMIEHVDAIVDMRRHLTLEKGATPNKGAEVLDNLIATDNPGGFAPGGRMNWAADLSLKLLGETRTTDVLFWVGDGAFDMRNQRTLRAFVKVLKAAQVDFAVLGLEERDSGDVARRLGDEATFQQLARRNIQTLAKYSFKRIVTCDPHSFHVLKNEYGAFGGEYLVQHHSTYIAELIAAGALNLGQHKGGSVTYHDPCYLGRYNGEYEAPREVLRALGIEIKEMQRSGFRSRCCGGGGGAPITDIPGKQRIPDMRMEDIRETGAELVAVGCPQCTAMLEGVVEPRPLIKDLAELVADALLEEQAPANKPAPAKREPAEVH
- the dgcA gene encoding dimethylglycine demethylation protein DgcA — encoded protein: MAFEAMFQPIQIGKLTIRNRVLSTAHAEVYATDGGMTTARYVKYYEEKAKGGIGLAICGGSSVVAIDSPQEWWASVNLSTDRIIPHFQNLADAMHKHGAKIMIQITHMGRRSRWDGFNWPTLMSPSGIREPVHRATCKTIEPEEIWRVIGNYAQAARRAKEGGLDGVELSAVHQHMIDQFWSPRVNKRTDEWGGSFEGRMKFGLEVIKAVRAEVGPDFCVGMRICGDEFHPDGLSHEDMKEIAKYYDATGMLDFFGVIGSGCDTHNTLANVIPNMSYPPEPFLHLAAGIKEVVKVPVLHAQNIKDPNQATRILEGGYVDMVGMTRAHIADPHLIAKIKMGQIDQIKQCVGANYCIDRQYQGLDVLCIQNAATSREYMGVPHIIEKSTGPKRKVVVVGAGPAGMEAARVAAERGHDVTLFEKKDAIGGQITIAAKAPQRDQIAGITRWYQLELARLKVDLRLGTAADIATIQDLRPDVIVLAVGGHPFIEQNEHWGAAEGLVVSSWDVLDGKVAPGKNVLVYDTICEFTGMSVADYIADKGSQVEIVTDDIKPGVAIGGTSFPTYYRSMYPKEVIMTGDLMLEKVYREGDKLVAVLENEYTGAKEERVVDQVVIENGVRPDEALYYGLKEGSRNKGQIDVEALFAIQPQPILSQPGEGYLLYRIGDCVAQRNTHAAIYDALRLCKDF